One genomic window of Methanosarcina acetivorans C2A includes the following:
- a CDS encoding APC family permease: MDDNTHSSQIDWQYAEECSRASCDLKELERSIDWKQGLAIALGVPLLILPSIGYFTGYVWAFSIIIWALTIFLGFFQNLAFGELATVFPKASGLPGYTQTVFGSSSNSNNKGKFKFGKFIGGFSAWSYWFGWSPVLAIYAILIGSYLKGLVPAFSGVPDTLLSLMVGALIFGSLAIINSKGLKNGAMAGYILAVVSLIPLIVITVAPFLTGDFHLANITSSWFPTDWTWDMKHILILFGIFAMAEWSACAWETAAIYGPEYKNPNTDTPKALLVCGGICLVLYVLVQTSVIGTLGVEGVLSEPISPMLPIANLTLGALGASIAIIMLVGAMLLIIQTAFLSSARSIYSMSTEGNLPAVLSKLNSHGHPMNAMIADALFNMGLILLGTPTAILAASAIGYIFANGISLYTYVKVRNDPKLSKLDRPFKAPNGWKNVAMATAILNIPFFLVGIIYLNSLELGWATTGVGFFVLCLYVPLWFYSQRETRKTEEKMAAEKEAVIV, from the coding sequence ATGGACGACAACACCCATTCTTCTCAAATCGACTGGCAGTATGCCGAGGAATGCAGCAGAGCAAGCTGTGACTTAAAAGAACTCGAAAGATCCATTGACTGGAAACAGGGGCTTGCAATTGCTCTCGGGGTCCCCTTACTGATCCTCCCCTCTATCGGTTACTTTACAGGTTACGTCTGGGCTTTTTCAATAATTATCTGGGCCCTGACTATTTTCCTGGGTTTTTTCCAGAACCTTGCCTTCGGAGAACTTGCAACCGTCTTTCCGAAAGCTTCAGGCCTGCCGGGCTACACCCAGACTGTTTTTGGCTCGAGTTCGAACAGTAACAATAAAGGCAAATTCAAGTTTGGAAAATTCATAGGCGGATTCAGTGCCTGGAGTTACTGGTTCGGCTGGAGCCCGGTGCTTGCAATCTATGCGATCCTCATCGGAAGTTACCTCAAAGGGCTTGTACCTGCCTTTTCAGGAGTTCCGGATACTCTGCTCTCTTTGATGGTAGGAGCCCTGATTTTCGGATCCCTTGCAATCATTAACTCAAAAGGGCTCAAAAACGGAGCAATGGCCGGATACATCCTTGCTGTTGTTTCCCTGATTCCTCTCATTGTTATTACCGTTGCCCCGTTCCTGACGGGAGACTTCCACCTTGCCAACATCACAAGCTCCTGGTTCCCAACAGACTGGACCTGGGACATGAAACACATCCTTATCCTCTTCGGGATCTTTGCAATGGCTGAATGGAGCGCCTGTGCCTGGGAAACCGCAGCAATTTACGGGCCCGAATATAAAAACCCGAATACCGACACCCCCAAAGCCCTGCTGGTCTGCGGAGGAATCTGCCTTGTGCTCTACGTGCTGGTCCAGACCTCGGTTATAGGCACCCTTGGAGTTGAAGGTGTACTTTCCGAACCCATATCTCCGATGCTCCCCATAGCCAACCTTACCCTGGGCGCACTTGGAGCCTCAATTGCAATTATCATGCTTGTAGGGGCAATGCTTCTTATCATCCAGACCGCCTTCCTCTCTTCGGCAAGGTCGATCTACTCGATGTCAACCGAAGGTAATTTGCCGGCTGTCCTGAGCAAATTGAACTCCCACGGGCACCCTATGAACGCAATGATTGCCGATGCCCTGTTCAATATGGGCCTTATCCTGCTCGGAACCCCGACCGCAATCCTTGCAGCTTCTGCTATCGGGTATATCTTCGCAAACGGGATCAGCCTCTATACCTATGTCAAGGTCAGAAACGACCCCAAACTCTCAAAACTGGATAGGCCCTTTAAAGCCCCCAATGGCTGGAAAAACGTGGCAATGGCAACTGCCATCCTGAACATCCCCTTCTTCCTTGTGGGAATCATTTATCTTAACAGCCTCGAACTCGGCTGGGCCACCACCGGAGTCGGTTTCTTTGTGCTCTGTCTCTATGTCCCGCTCTGGTTCTACTCTCAGAGAGAAACAAGAAAGACCGAAGAAAAAATGGCTGCAGAAAAAGAAGCGGTTATCGTCTGA
- a CDS encoding ATP-binding protein: protein MQRLEILPLVLDHQTFFQSPSNLIPRNIPFSPCLDGREINLIYGPLHAGKTSFLKYVAGLVQGVKIYINFADSRFKELGPECFQEIEEIAAEVYLKGNENEAEQIYYFLDEVHNFPGWENWVDRLYREGAGVFITSSSAGLLNPELSSRFAGRTRVLKLLPFSFKEYLTLKGLRVPRPNFLTPSRCDEMLCLFLKYFENGGFPAVIKDGNSMLSREYFEETLNNGIISGYNIQDAEGLKKLAVFLISNMASEYSLDTLKKASGIESEDTVRAYLDYLEEAFLLYRTPLFNHASENGNEKENNQERKVPCKVYAGDTGFFKTVFPNYPDSLGLRFENLVFLELLRQGNQVSYFRDKRECDFLLTEEGNPAVKAAVQVSVYFGNPATREREVLGLLEAMEVYGLNEGLILTMDDEGVIEIPDEDGEKKRIVINSVWKWMLE from the coding sequence ATGCAAAGACTCGAAATTCTCCCCCTGGTTCTTGACCATCAAACCTTTTTCCAGAGCCCCTCTAATCTAATCCCGCGCAATATTCCGTTTTCTCCCTGCCTGGATGGGCGTGAGATCAATTTGATCTATGGTCCGCTCCATGCGGGCAAGACGTCCTTCTTAAAGTATGTCGCAGGTCTTGTGCAGGGTGTGAAGATCTACATTAATTTCGCAGACAGCAGGTTTAAAGAATTGGGACCCGAATGTTTTCAGGAAATCGAAGAAATTGCGGCTGAAGTTTACTTAAAAGGAAATGAAAATGAAGCCGAACAGATCTACTATTTTTTAGATGAAGTTCACAATTTCCCGGGGTGGGAGAACTGGGTTGACAGGCTTTACAGGGAAGGGGCAGGAGTTTTCATAACTTCATCTTCCGCAGGTCTCCTCAATCCGGAGCTTTCTTCTCGCTTTGCAGGCAGGACCAGGGTCCTCAAACTTTTGCCTTTTTCCTTTAAAGAATACCTGACCCTGAAAGGGCTCAGGGTCCCGAGACCCAACTTTCTTACGCCTTCCCGATGCGATGAGATGCTGTGCCTGTTCCTTAAATATTTTGAAAACGGAGGCTTTCCCGCTGTAATAAAAGACGGAAATTCCATGCTTTCCCGGGAGTATTTTGAAGAAACTTTAAATAACGGGATTATTTCCGGATATAATATTCAGGATGCGGAAGGGCTGAAAAAACTTGCAGTTTTCCTGATCTCAAACATGGCTTCGGAGTACTCCCTCGATACCCTGAAAAAAGCGAGTGGGATCGAGAGCGAGGATACCGTCCGCGCCTACCTTGACTATCTGGAAGAAGCCTTTTTGCTGTACCGGACTCCTCTGTTTAACCACGCATCCGAAAACGGAAACGAAAAAGAAAATAACCAGGAAAGAAAAGTCCCATGTAAAGTTTACGCCGGAGATACGGGTTTCTTCAAGACGGTCTTCCCCAATTATCCGGACAGCCTGGGGCTACGATTTGAAAACCTTGTATTTCTCGAACTGCTCAGGCAGGGCAATCAGGTCTCATACTTCCGGGACAAGCGAGAATGTGATTTCCTCCTAACCGAAGAAGGCAACCCGGCAGTTAAGGCTGCGGTTCAGGTCTCGGTCTACTTCGGAAACCCGGCTACAAGGGAAAGAGAGGTCCTCGGGCTCCTGGAAGCTATGGAAGTATACGGACTTAATGAGGGGCTTATCCTCACCATGGACGATGAGGGAGTCATTGAGATCCCGGATGAAGACGGGGAAAAGAAAAGAATAGTAATTAATTCGGTATGGAAGTGGATGCTGGAATAA
- a CDS encoding zinc ribbon domain-containing protein — MKKGKCPKCGSENLDIGHIIGERIGYESDNECYFTGPMREFTVHVCLDCGYAEFYVDAANRKKVES, encoded by the coding sequence ATGAAGAAGGGAAAATGTCCAAAATGCGGGAGCGAAAATCTCGATATAGGCCATATAATTGGAGAACGTATAGGTTACGAGTCTGATAACGAATGCTATTTTACCGGGCCCATGCGCGAATTTACAGTTCATGTTTGTTTAGATTGCGGATATGCTGAATTTTATGTGGATGCAGCAAATCGAAAAAAAGTTGAAAGTTAA
- a CDS encoding 6-hydroxymethylpterin diphosphokinase MptE-like protein: MKNRKGVIYTDFAAWEPIYERILEDFGFDRTGDEEAARLLSSLLSEKNTVSLSELKDRISGKPVLVCGNAPGLRNELLKLDLSVFTIIAADGAAAVLMDLGCAPEVICTDLDGNSEADIEKEILACQQGSIVLIHAHGDNRDKLEKYVPRFVRFIATTQARPFDRVYNFGGFSDGDRCVFVAREFGAKSIRLVGFDFEDPMVNPIKKKKLNWAKELIGMFGI; encoded by the coding sequence ATGAAAAACAGGAAAGGAGTGATTTATACGGATTTTGCTGCCTGGGAGCCCATCTATGAACGAATTCTTGAAGACTTCGGGTTCGACCGTACAGGTGATGAAGAGGCAGCCCGCCTCCTTTCCTCCCTTCTATCCGAGAAAAACACTGTAAGCCTTTCCGAGCTCAAAGACAGGATCTCAGGAAAACCTGTTCTGGTCTGTGGGAATGCTCCGGGACTAAGAAATGAGCTTTTAAAGCTCGATCTTTCTGTTTTTACAATAATTGCAGCCGACGGGGCTGCTGCCGTCCTGATGGATCTGGGATGCGCGCCTGAAGTCATCTGTACCGACCTTGACGGCAATTCCGAAGCTGATATTGAAAAAGAGATCCTTGCCTGCCAGCAGGGTTCAATAGTCCTTATCCATGCCCATGGGGATAATAGGGATAAGCTGGAAAAATATGTGCCCCGGTTCGTACGCTTTATTGCAACGACACAGGCCAGGCCTTTCGATCGAGTGTATAACTTCGGTGGGTTCAGTGATGGGGACCGATGCGTTTTTGTTGCAAGAGAGTTCGGGGCGAAAAGCATCCGGCTGGTTGGATTTGATTTTGAAGACCCAATGGTGAATCCGATTAAGAAAAAGAAGCTGAATTGGGCGAAAGAATTAATCGGGATGTTTGGGATTTAA
- the ileS gene encoding isoleucine--tRNA ligase: MIKEITAKYNAEQIEKKVTQFWEDSDAYRKTRERRKTGKRLFFVDGPPYTTGHIHLGTAWNKIIKDTILRYYSMNNRYILERPGWDMHGLPIEVRVEGVLGFKSKKDIESFGVENFIEKCKEFAITQKQAMTEQFQRLGVWMQWPEPYMTLKDDYIEAAWWTLKQAHEKDLLEVGKRSVNWCPRCETAIADSEVEYSERTDPSIYVKFKVKGEENTFIVIWTTTPWTIPANVAVAVHPAYEYSKFRAIRQDGSEEILIAATELIKNVLKQGRYADFKVLETMLGEELTKLEYESPVGDLVPIQNEIKHGVYLADFVTVENTGCVHIAPGHGMDDFNLGVKHKLPILCPVGSNGAYTEEAGEYAGKNVREANPIVIEDLKARNRLLAEGTVTHRYGHCWRCKTPIIYLATEQWFLKITEIKEKMLEEIDAVDWYPDWAGSARFRTWVEGARDWCISRQRYWGIPLPVWKCKKCGKLEVIGTKAELLEKAGLSGDIELHRPYVDRVTVPCECGGEKKRVEDVFDVWFDSAVASWATLKFPQTHDQFDEWWPADFVTEGHDQTRGWFYSQLGASMVGFGRAPYKSVLMHGFTLDAGGKKMSKSLGNVVSPLDIIDRLGADTLRAYVLSSSAPWEDLKYNLEEVETVHRSINILWNVFRFPLPYMALDNFDPMQVSLDSVKDALREEDRWILSRAQSVIKAVNEAMSGYLLHKAVREILEFALEDLSRWYIQLIRPRTWTEADDPDKLAAYCVLYEVYVTITKLISPFMPYLAEEMYQNLIRNVDPNAPESVHMCDWPKVNDTYLDPELEVAMDTVRSIVEAASNARQKAGRKLRWPVSRIIVSPESEAAAKAVNRLGSVLMDQTNSKAIVLTGVGKSWDELGLEVIPDPGKIGPVFKKDAGRVIPALQKVEGFTLKKAFAETGEFELTLADGTTVPVTSGMANFKETLPEGTASAESDAGLVYVDANLTPELEAEGYAREVIRRLQDMRKELDLVVDENIRVSVRIEAEKVLALVETLKDLIAEEVRADVFDLGSSIEVSGTLVKDWDVEGTAMKMGIAKK, from the coding sequence ATGATAAAAGAAATCACTGCCAAATACAATGCAGAACAAATAGAAAAAAAAGTAACGCAGTTCTGGGAAGACAGCGATGCCTACCGGAAAACCCGGGAGAGACGCAAGACCGGAAAAAGACTTTTTTTTGTTGACGGCCCCCCGTATACTACAGGACATATCCACCTGGGGACTGCCTGGAATAAAATCATTAAAGATACCATTCTCCGCTATTACTCCATGAACAACCGCTACATCCTTGAGCGCCCCGGCTGGGATATGCACGGCCTCCCTATCGAGGTAAGGGTCGAAGGTGTGCTTGGTTTTAAGTCCAAGAAGGATATTGAGAGCTTTGGGGTAGAGAATTTCATCGAGAAATGCAAGGAATTTGCCATTACACAGAAACAGGCAATGACCGAGCAGTTCCAGAGGCTCGGGGTCTGGATGCAGTGGCCGGAACCCTACATGACCTTAAAAGACGACTACATCGAGGCTGCCTGGTGGACTCTCAAACAGGCCCATGAAAAAGACCTCCTTGAAGTGGGCAAACGGTCGGTAAACTGGTGCCCGCGCTGTGAAACTGCAATTGCCGATTCCGAAGTAGAATATTCCGAGCGGACTGACCCTTCGATCTATGTTAAGTTCAAGGTCAAGGGCGAAGAAAACACTTTCATAGTTATCTGGACAACCACGCCCTGGACAATTCCTGCAAACGTAGCCGTAGCCGTTCATCCGGCTTACGAATACTCAAAATTCCGGGCAATCCGGCAGGACGGCTCGGAAGAGATCCTGATCGCGGCCACGGAACTGATCAAAAATGTCCTCAAACAGGGAAGGTATGCGGACTTTAAAGTGCTTGAGACAATGCTCGGAGAAGAGCTCACAAAGCTCGAATACGAAAGCCCTGTCGGAGACCTGGTGCCCATCCAGAATGAGATAAAGCACGGGGTCTACCTTGCTGATTTCGTAACCGTAGAAAATACCGGCTGCGTACATATAGCTCCGGGGCACGGTATGGACGACTTTAACCTCGGGGTTAAGCACAAGCTTCCGATCCTCTGTCCTGTGGGCTCAAACGGCGCCTATACCGAAGAAGCCGGGGAGTACGCAGGTAAGAATGTCAGGGAAGCAAACCCCATTGTCATCGAAGACCTCAAGGCCCGCAACAGGCTCCTTGCCGAAGGGACGGTCACTCACAGGTACGGGCACTGCTGGCGCTGCAAGACTCCCATCATCTACCTTGCAACCGAACAGTGGTTCCTCAAGATCACCGAGATCAAGGAAAAGATGCTCGAGGAAATAGATGCTGTTGACTGGTACCCTGACTGGGCGGGTTCAGCCCGTTTCAGGACATGGGTCGAAGGGGCAAGAGACTGGTGCATCTCCAGGCAGCGCTACTGGGGAATTCCGCTCCCTGTCTGGAAATGTAAGAAGTGCGGAAAACTTGAGGTAATAGGGACAAAGGCCGAACTGCTCGAAAAGGCAGGGTTAAGCGGGGACATCGAACTGCACCGTCCCTATGTGGACAGGGTTACCGTGCCCTGTGAGTGCGGAGGGGAGAAAAAGCGGGTTGAAGACGTTTTCGATGTCTGGTTTGACTCGGCTGTTGCTTCCTGGGCAACCCTGAAGTTCCCGCAGACGCATGATCAGTTTGATGAATGGTGGCCTGCTGATTTCGTAACCGAAGGACATGACCAGACTCGCGGCTGGTTCTATTCCCAGCTCGGGGCAAGTATGGTTGGCTTTGGTCGGGCACCTTATAAAAGTGTGCTCATGCACGGCTTTACTCTGGATGCAGGCGGAAAGAAGATGTCCAAGAGCCTTGGAAACGTGGTATCTCCCCTGGACATTATCGATAGGTTGGGGGCAGACACACTGCGTGCCTACGTACTTTCCTCAAGCGCGCCCTGGGAAGACCTGAAGTACAATTTGGAAGAGGTAGAAACCGTCCACCGTTCTATCAATATCCTCTGGAACGTTTTCAGGTTTCCGCTCCCGTATATGGCGCTTGATAACTTTGACCCGATGCAGGTCAGCCTGGATTCCGTAAAAGATGCCCTGCGGGAAGAAGACCGGTGGATTCTCTCAAGAGCCCAATCCGTGATAAAAGCCGTGAACGAAGCAATGAGCGGGTACCTCCTCCATAAGGCAGTCCGTGAGATTCTGGAGTTTGCCCTTGAAGACCTCTCCCGCTGGTATATCCAGCTTATCCGTCCGAGGACCTGGACCGAAGCTGACGACCCGGACAAGCTTGCAGCTTACTGCGTACTTTACGAGGTCTATGTAACAATCACAAAGCTGATCTCGCCTTTCATGCCCTACCTGGCTGAAGAGATGTACCAGAACCTGATCCGGAACGTGGACCCGAATGCCCCCGAATCCGTGCACATGTGCGACTGGCCTAAGGTCAACGATACCTATCTTGATCCCGAACTCGAAGTAGCCATGGACACTGTTCGCTCGATCGTGGAGGCTGCTTCAAATGCCCGCCAGAAGGCAGGAAGAAAACTCAGGTGGCCCGTATCAAGGATTATTGTTTCACCTGAAAGCGAGGCTGCAGCAAAGGCAGTTAACAGGCTGGGTTCCGTACTTATGGACCAGACCAATTCCAAAGCCATTGTGCTCACCGGGGTTGGCAAGAGCTGGGACGAACTCGGGCTTGAGGTCATCCCTGACCCGGGCAAGATCGGACCTGTTTTCAAGAAGGATGCCGGAAGGGTTATCCCTGCCCTGCAGAAAGTCGAGGGTTTTACTTTAAAGAAAGCCTTTGCCGAAACCGGGGAGTTTGAACTCACACTGGCTGACGGGACCACTGTTCCAGTCACCTCCGGCATGGCAAACTTCAAAGAAACCCTGCCCGAAGGCACAGCCAGTGCTGAGTCGGATGCAGGCCTTGTTTACGTAGACGCAAACCTTACTCCCGAACTCGAGGCTGAAGGATATGCAAGGGAAGTCATCCGCAGGCTTCAGGACATGAGGAAGGAACTCGACCTTGTTGTGGACGAAAACATCCGCGTCTCTGTCAGGATCGAGGCCGAAAAGGTCTTAGCGCTCGTTGAAACCTTGAAGGACCTGATTGCAGAAGAGGTTAGAGCCGATGTCTTTGATCTCGGCAGCAGCATAGAGGTTTCCGGAACCCTTGTAAAGGACTGGGATGTTGAAGGCACAGCTATGAAAATGGGAATTGCAAAGAAATAA
- a CDS encoding DUF7544 domain-containing protein produces the protein MSWYGIDAVDKAFSRTRTALFEPFDFWKWVKLAIIIFFVGGMGYNYGGSGTNYQLSSEDVRNDISNIDPGRIVDFSSGISWLGFNYTQSTSFLGIIAAIIAFFLLLALIFSYISSVMEFVFVESLVKNEVLFWAYSKKFIGKGFNLLLVRLALALIFFVLFALAFLPFISIILKESSDFSFPLLIGGLFWFFVVVILLALLGVVVNSFISLAIPLAIYRETGILSALKMVYRNFRKSWQQVLVYWFIRLLLGIGVTILAVIIFGLLILGLIILFLIIDGILYFLLSTFISEPLNWILLIPFAIVELLLIFVTLMLLSVPLAVFLKYHLLSFLEAWFADSNIPFFDKVPGEPETGIGPGQDESILSVPKSGEMESDGLESGKSEGESKSGEQEPGRSEADGSGSVRSENAEGAEF, from the coding sequence ATGAGCTGGTATGGGATAGATGCGGTAGATAAGGCTTTTTCAAGAACAAGAACAGCCCTTTTCGAGCCTTTTGATTTCTGGAAGTGGGTAAAGCTTGCAATCATCATCTTTTTTGTTGGCGGGATGGGATACAATTACGGAGGTTCGGGCACCAACTATCAGCTGAGCTCCGAAGATGTCAGAAACGATATCTCGAACATTGATCCGGGAAGGATCGTTGACTTTTCTTCCGGCATATCCTGGCTTGGCTTTAATTATACTCAGTCAACCTCCTTCCTGGGAATTATAGCTGCAATAATAGCTTTTTTTCTTCTTTTAGCTCTGATTTTTTCCTATATTTCCAGTGTCATGGAGTTTGTTTTTGTGGAATCCCTTGTAAAGAACGAGGTACTTTTCTGGGCTTATTCAAAAAAATTCATTGGTAAAGGGTTCAACCTTTTACTCGTACGTTTAGCCCTTGCGCTGATTTTCTTTGTACTCTTTGCACTGGCTTTCCTGCCTTTTATTTCGATAATCCTTAAGGAGTCCTCTGACTTTTCTTTTCCTCTTTTGATAGGTGGATTATTCTGGTTTTTTGTTGTAGTTATTCTGCTTGCCCTGCTCGGGGTAGTCGTAAACTCTTTCATAAGTCTTGCAATTCCCCTCGCCATTTACAGGGAAACCGGTATTCTTTCGGCTTTGAAGATGGTCTACAGGAATTTCAGAAAAAGCTGGCAGCAAGTCCTGGTTTATTGGTTTATCAGACTCCTTCTCGGAATCGGGGTAACCATCCTGGCAGTAATCATTTTCGGACTGCTGATTCTGGGACTGATTATTCTTTTCCTTATTATCGACGGGATTCTGTATTTCCTCCTCTCGACTTTCATATCAGAGCCTCTTAACTGGATACTCCTTATCCCCTTCGCCATTGTAGAACTGCTACTGATCTTCGTAACTCTGATGTTGCTAAGCGTACCACTGGCAGTTTTCCTGAAATACCATTTACTGAGTTTCCTTGAAGCCTGGTTTGCCGACTCAAATATTCCTTTTTTCGACAAAGTTCCCGGAGAACCTGAAACCGGAATCGGCCCAGGACAAGATGAATCGATATTATCTGTACCAAAATCAGGTGAAATGGAGTCCGATGGACTTGAATCCGGTAAATCGGAAGGCGAATCAAAATCCGGTGAACAGGAACCCGGCAGATCTGAAGCCGATGGATCAGGGTCTGTGAGATCGGAAAATGCCGAAGGAGCAGAATTTTAA
- a CDS encoding F0F1 ATP synthase subunit gamma: protein MSETTESLRKKIDRANELQSVVRTMKTLAASNIGQYEKSVSALSDYYRTVEMGLEVCFREIALSFPAERPGQKNSGYVAAVVFGSDQGLVGQFNDIIADYAVKKLAALPDKARVWAVGERVYSRLIDAGLPLIGLFTVPNSVKGITPLIGQILVENEKFRNQDENAELYLFYNRHKTRATYEPVSQRLLPLDETWRRDLAKNPWPTKNLPEVMGDSTETLRALIREYLFVSLFRACAESLASENASRLAAMQRADKNIDELLEDFSGSFYRLRQSGIDEELFEVIAGFEALSRSRSPD from the coding sequence ATGAGCGAAACCACGGAAAGCCTGCGCAAAAAGATTGATAGAGCAAACGAGCTTCAATCGGTCGTCCGCACGATGAAGACCCTGGCGGCCTCGAATATTGGACAATACGAGAAATCGGTGAGTGCTCTGTCAGACTACTATCGTACAGTGGAAATGGGATTGGAGGTGTGCTTTCGGGAAATTGCACTTTCCTTTCCTGCAGAGCGGCCAGGGCAGAAGAATTCCGGTTATGTTGCTGCGGTCGTGTTCGGTTCGGATCAGGGGCTTGTGGGCCAGTTCAATGATATTATAGCTGATTACGCAGTCAAGAAACTGGCGGCTTTGCCGGACAAAGCTCGGGTCTGGGCTGTCGGGGAACGTGTTTATTCGCGCCTGATAGATGCGGGTTTGCCCCTGATCGGACTCTTTACAGTCCCGAATTCCGTCAAAGGCATTACTCCGCTCATAGGGCAGATTCTTGTGGAGAACGAAAAATTCCGCAACCAGGATGAAAACGCTGAACTTTACCTGTTTTACAACCGCCATAAAACCCGAGCTACCTACGAGCCTGTCAGTCAGCGCCTGCTGCCCCTGGACGAGACCTGGCGGCGCGATCTGGCTAAAAATCCCTGGCCAACAAAGAACCTGCCTGAGGTAATGGGAGATAGCACGGAGACTTTGAGGGCTCTCATCCGGGAATATCTTTTCGTTTCTCTTTTCCGAGCATGTGCCGAGTCCCTTGCGAGCGAAAACGCAAGCCGCCTGGCTGCGATGCAGCGTGCTGACAAAAATATCGATGAATTGCTGGAAGATTTCAGCGGTTCATTTTATCGCCTGCGCCAGAGTGGAATTGACGAAGAACTGTTTGAAGTCATCGCCGGCTTTGAAGCGCTGTCCCGATCTCGTAGCCCCGACTGA
- a CDS encoding alternate F1F0 ATPase, F1 subunit alpha, with protein sequence MEPERLKDVFNNAFNEINQVRKSSTPTLTPREVGTILTVSTDIANVSGLPGVGYEEIVKFPGDVFGIAFNVDEKEVGVILLGEYSHLHAGDEVERTGRVMDVSVGESLLGRVIDPLGRPLDGKGPVISGKRLPIERSSAPIMDRAPVTVPLQTGIKVIDALIPIGRGQRELILGDRQTGKTAIAIDTILNQRDYNVLCVYCAIGQRASAVARAVATLREKGAMDYTVVVVTEGNDPSGLTYIAPYAATSIAEYFMEAGRDVLIVYDDLTNHARAYRELSLLLRRPPGREAYPGDIFYIHSRLLERATHLLGELGGGSLTALPIIETEAQNISAYIPTNLISITDGQIYLSPSLFELGVLPAVDVGKSVSRVGGKAQLAVYREVAGALKLAYSQFEELEAFTRFGARLDENTRKIIEHGRRIRALLKQPEFSPVPVPEQIVILLALDAKLFDSVPLDRIIDAEHSLRAAVADIPAEVRERFNADAELSDRDREIILEIARKALERFRPESKPVTITKPEVKTEAKSMQETKENV encoded by the coding sequence ATGGAACCTGAAAGACTAAAGGATGTTTTTAACAACGCTTTTAATGAAATAAACCAGGTGCGTAAATCATCCACTCCGACTCTCACTCCGCGGGAGGTGGGCACCATCCTGACAGTCTCCACAGACATAGCCAATGTCTCCGGCCTTCCCGGTGTGGGTTACGAGGAAATTGTCAAGTTCCCGGGCGATGTGTTCGGGATTGCGTTTAATGTGGACGAAAAAGAAGTCGGGGTCATTCTACTGGGCGAATACTCGCATCTGCATGCGGGGGATGAAGTCGAACGCACAGGCCGGGTTATGGACGTTTCAGTAGGCGAAAGTCTGCTCGGGCGCGTTATTGACCCTCTTGGTAGGCCACTCGATGGTAAAGGCCCGGTAATCTCCGGTAAGCGCCTGCCGATCGAGCGCTCCAGCGCGCCAATCATGGATCGTGCTCCGGTTACAGTGCCTCTTCAGACAGGGATCAAAGTAATTGATGCGTTAATACCAATCGGACGCGGCCAGCGAGAGTTGATTCTGGGCGACCGTCAGACAGGTAAAACTGCAATTGCAATCGATACTATCCTTAACCAGCGCGATTATAATGTCCTGTGCGTTTATTGCGCAATCGGTCAGCGCGCATCGGCAGTTGCCAGGGCAGTAGCAACCCTGCGTGAAAAGGGTGCAATGGATTACACTGTTGTTGTCGTGACCGAAGGCAATGATCCGTCCGGGCTGACATATATTGCTCCTTACGCCGCAACCAGCATTGCAGAATATTTTATGGAAGCGGGCCGGGACGTGCTGATTGTTTACGACGATCTAACTAATCATGCACGCGCCTATCGCGAACTTTCCCTCCTGCTTCGCCGTCCTCCGGGGCGTGAAGCATATCCCGGGGATATCTTTTACATTCACTCACGGTTACTGGAGCGTGCAACCCACCTGCTCGGGGAACTCGGGGGTGGTTCCCTTACAGCTCTTCCTATTATCGAGACCGAAGCCCAGAATATTTCCGCCTATATTCCGACTAACCTTATTTCGATCACAGACGGACAGATCTATCTTTCGCCTTCGCTTTTCGAACTGGGCGTACTGCCTGCAGTTGATGTCGGGAAGTCCGTTTCCCGAGTAGGGGGAAAAGCACAGCTTGCTGTTTACCGCGAAGTGGCCGGTGCCCTGAAGCTTGCCTATTCACAGTTTGAAGAACTCGAAGCGTTTACCCGGTTTGGCGCCAGACTGGATGAAAACACCCGCAAGATTATCGAGCATGGGCGAAGGATCCGTGCCCTTCTCAAACAGCCGGAATTTTCTCCTGTGCCCGTACCTGAACAAATCGTCATCCTGCTTGCGCTGGATGCAAAACTCTTTGACAGCGTGCCGCTTGACCGGATAATAGACGCCGAACATTCCCTGCGTGCGGCGGTCGCGGATATCCCGGCGGAAGTACGTGAGCGGTTCAATGCCGATGCAGAATTGAGTGACAGGGACCGTGAAATAATTCTTGAGATTGCACGCAAAGCACTGGAACGCTTCCGGCCTGAGTCCAAACCTGTTACTATTACTAAGCCGGAAGTCAAAACCGAAGCCAAATCCATGCAGGAAACTAAGGAGAACGTATGA